A genomic stretch from Pempheris klunzingeri isolate RE-2024b chromosome 23, fPemKlu1.hap1, whole genome shotgun sequence includes:
- the etnppl gene encoding ethanolamine-phosphate phospho-lyase: protein MSAERFDKKQTVELRKKHVGPSCKIFFSHDPIKIVQAKGQYMYDDKGERYLDCINNVAHVGHCHPDVVKAGAQQMELLNTNSRFLHDNLVLYAQRLQATLPDKLSVCYFVNSGSEANDLALRLAWQYTGHKDIITLENAYHGHVSSLIDISPYKFHQLSDGERNQFVHVAPSPDVYRGKYRADHPDPATAYANEVKDIINRVHKKGGKIAAFTAESLQSCGGQVIPPVGYFQQVAEHVHKAGGIFIADEVQVGFGRVGTHFWAFQLQGDDFVPDIVTMGKPIGNGHPMSCVVTTKEVAEAFLSSGMEYFNTFGGNPVSCAIGLAVLDVIVKEDLQGNALRVGRYLTNLLEKQKEKHPLVGDIRGRGLFVGVELVRDRLKLTPATAEAQEVIYKLKEQHILLSADGPHRNVLKFKPPMCFSAADADLVVEKIDVILTELEEALGLTLHNTLNAENEGGKRKLPTDENGHQYHSGLAHNRGSSQGVPQQTKRLKT, encoded by the exons ATGTCTGCGGAGAGGTTTGACAAGAAGCAGACGGTCGAGCTGAGGAAGAAGCATGTTGG GCCGTCCTGTAAGATCTTCTTCAGCCATGACCCTATCAAGATTGTGCAAGCCAAAGGCCAGTATATGTATGATGATAAAGGAGAGCGCTACCTGGATTGCATCAACAACGTAGCTcatg TGGGCCACTGTCACCCAGATGTGGTGAAGGCAGGAGCTCAGCAGATGGAACTACTCAACACCAACTCGCGTTTCTTGCACGACAACCTCGTACTGTATGCCCAGAGGCTTCAGGCTACACTGCCTGACAAGCTGTCTGTGTGCTACTTTGTCAACTCCGG CTCCGAAGCCAACGACCTGGCGCTCCGTCTGGCATGGCAATACACAGGCCACAAAGATATCATCACATTGGAAAA TGCGTACCACGGCCATGTCTCATCGCTCATTGACATCAGTCCGTATAAGTTCCACCAGCTGTCAGACGGCGAGCGGAATCAATTTGTCCATGTG GCTCCGAGTCCAGATGTGTACAGAGGCAAATACAGAGCGGACCACCCGGACCCTGCCACAGCATACGCAAACGAAGTCAAAGATATAATAAACAGAGTCCACAAAAAAGGAGGCAAG ATTGCTGCTTTTACAGCTGAGTCACTGCAGAGTTGCGGAGGGCAGGTCATTCCCCCCGTGGGCTACTTCCAGCAAGTTGCAGA ACACGTCCACAAGGCAGGCGGCATTTTCATCGCTGATGAAGTCCAAGTGGGCTTTGGGCGTGTCGGGACCCACTTCTGGGCTTTCCAGCTCCAGGGAGACGACTTCGTACCTGACATCGTCACCATGGGAAAACCTATCGGCAACGGCCACCCCATGTCGTGCGTGGTCACGACCAAAGAGGTGGCTGAGGCCTTCCTCTCATCTGGAATGGAGTATTTCAACACA TTTGGAGGCAACCCAGTGTCGTGCGCCATCGGTCTGGCTGTCCTAGATGTGATAGTGAAAGAGGATCTCCAGGGTAATGCACTGCGCGTGGGCCGATACCTGACCAATCTGctggaaaagcaaaaagagaagCACCCACTGGTTGGGGATatcag GGGGCGTGGCCTCTTTGTTGGGGTGGAGCTTGTGAGGGACAGGTTGAAGCTCACTCCAGCCACAGCAGAAGCCCAGGAAGTCATATATAA GCTGAAGGAGCAGCACATCCTTCTCAGTGCTGACGGACCTCATCGCAATGTGCTCAAATTTAAGCCGCCCATGTGCTTCAGTGCGGCGGACGCTGACCTTGTGGTGGAGAAGATTGACGTCATTCTCACAG AACTTGAGGAAGCATTAGGCTTGACGTTGCACAACACACTGAATGCAGAGAATGAAGGCGGCAAGAGAAAG CTGCCAACTGATGAAAATGGACACCAGTATCACAGTGGGTTAGCTCACAACAGAGGCAGCAGTCAAGGAGTTCCTCAACAAACCAAACGCCTCAAGACATAA